In a single window of the Daphnia carinata strain CSIRO-1 chromosome 4, CSIRO_AGI_Dcar_HiC_V3, whole genome shotgun sequence genome:
- the LOC130695602 gene encoding SET domain-containing protein SmydA-8-like isoform X2, giving the protein MAEHFPCAKCQVPSTNCCSKCRAVYYCSRDHQKADWAIHKTLCVPPFKIDESEHEGRYLVAKRSIKAGEIILQEPPLVLGPKLQSLPLCLGCYKHISGTYRCSRCNWPMCSALCEESAFHRNSECRMIEPALVANFLCTGTINNQVYQCITPLRCLSLSAKNRQVLDKLVSHMEQRKGTDIYRLVEQNISSFLRQRLKLTQYDSEHIQRVCGILETNCFEIRIQDRVSFRGLYPTASLMNHECVPNTRHVFDPFDFKIRVLATRNIRAGEKISATYTQIFWNTIDRRLHLKSSKHFWCQCSRCADPRELGTLMGALKCTNCGGMIVSNDPLDQFANWECSGCGLVQKIEKVKRFHDSVRAELKQIAQMARSRPELLENFIATYSGAIHPGSCHVIEAKYAIIQLYGNASKLLYDAASNYMPGSRVALHVDLCNSEVI; this is encoded by the exons ATGGCCGAGCATTTCCCCTGTGCCAAATGCCAAGTTCCATCCACTAATTGTTGCTCAAAGTGCCGTGCCGTGTATTACTGCTCCCGAGATCATCAGAAAGCTGACTGGGCAATTCACAAGACATTGTGTGTTCCACCGTTCAAG atCGACGAATCAGAACATGAAGGTCGTTACTTGGTTGCTAAGCGTTCCATTAAAGCCGGGGAAATCATCCTACAGGAACCGCCGCTAGTACTTGGACCTAAACTTCAATCCTTGCCTCTTTGTCTCGGTTGTTACAAGCATATAAGTGGTACCTACAG ATGTTCACGCTGTAATTGGCCCATGTGCTCGGCTCTTTGCGAGGAATCTGCCTTCCACCGGAATAGCGAATGTCGAATGATTGAACCTGCACTGGTTGCCAATTTTCTCTGCACGGGAACCATCAATAATCAAGTGTATCAATGCATTACCCCTCTACGTTGCCTGTCGCTATCTGCTAAAAATCGGCAAGTTCTGGACAAGCTCGTCTCCCACATGGAACAACGCAAGGGAACAGACATCTACCGACTAGTagaacaaaacatttccagtTTCCTGCGTCAGCGACTGAAGCTCACTCAGTATGATTCCGAACATATCCAGCGGGTTTGCGGCATTTTGGAGACTAATTGCTTCGAAATCCGGATTCAGGATCGCGTCAGTTTTCGAGGACTTTACCCAACGGCATCATTGATGAACCACGAATGCGTGCCTAACACAAGGCATGTTTTTGATCCATTCGATTTCAAGATAAGAGTACTGGCCACGAGAAATATAAGAGCAGGAGAAAAAATCAGTGCAACCTATACGCAGATCTTTTGGAACACCATAGATCGGCGACTGCATCTCAAATCCTCGAAGCACTTTTGGTGTCAATGTAGTCGATGCGCAGATCCAAGAGAATTAGGAACATTAATGGGCGCCCTAAAATGCACAAACTGTGGAGGTATGATTGTCAGCAATGATCCACTGGATCAATTCGCAAACTGGGAATGCAGTGGATGCGGGTTGGtgcaaaaaattgaaaaagtgaaaaggtTCCATGACTCCGTCCGTGCAGAGTTGAAACAAATTGCTCAGATGGCACGGAGCCGTCCAGAACTCCTGGAAAATTTTATTGCAACGTATTCCGGAGCTATTCATCCCGGTAGCTGTCACGTGATCGAGGCCAAATATGCCATCATTCAACTTTATGGGAATGCATCAAAACTTCTCTACGACG CAGCAAGCAACTACATGCCTGGATCAAGAGTCGCTTTGCATGTCGATCTTTGCAACTCGGAAGTa ATTTAA
- the LOC130695602 gene encoding SET domain-containing protein SmydA-8-like isoform X1, whose translation MAEHFPCAKCQVPSTNCCSKCRAVYYCSRDHQKADWAIHKTLCVPPFKIDESEHEGRYLVAKRSIKAGEIILQEPPLVLGPKLQSLPLCLGCYKHISGTYRCSRCNWPMCSALCEESAFHRNSECRMIEPALVANFLCTGTINNQVYQCITPLRCLSLSAKNRQVLDKLVSHMEQRKGTDIYRLVEQNISSFLRQRLKLTQYDSEHIQRVCGILETNCFEIRIQDRVSFRGLYPTASLMNHECVPNTRHVFDPFDFKIRVLATRNIRAGEKISATYTQIFWNTIDRRLHLKSSKHFWCQCSRCADPRELGTLMGALKCTNCGGMIVSNDPLDQFANWECSGCGLVQKIEKVKRFHDSVRAELKQIAQMARSRPELLENFIATYSGAIHPGSCHVIEAKYAIIQLYGNASKLLYDDLNEEQIGKKLEYCNQLLKLADFIDPGLSQLRGHLLFELQSAMEKKASRSFERDSAQFKEFVKKAADYLVASSGILRHEIHWVDILERRRLALENILKGS comes from the exons ATGGCCGAGCATTTCCCCTGTGCCAAATGCCAAGTTCCATCCACTAATTGTTGCTCAAAGTGCCGTGCCGTGTATTACTGCTCCCGAGATCATCAGAAAGCTGACTGGGCAATTCACAAGACATTGTGTGTTCCACCGTTCAAG atCGACGAATCAGAACATGAAGGTCGTTACTTGGTTGCTAAGCGTTCCATTAAAGCCGGGGAAATCATCCTACAGGAACCGCCGCTAGTACTTGGACCTAAACTTCAATCCTTGCCTCTTTGTCTCGGTTGTTACAAGCATATAAGTGGTACCTACAG ATGTTCACGCTGTAATTGGCCCATGTGCTCGGCTCTTTGCGAGGAATCTGCCTTCCACCGGAATAGCGAATGTCGAATGATTGAACCTGCACTGGTTGCCAATTTTCTCTGCACGGGAACCATCAATAATCAAGTGTATCAATGCATTACCCCTCTACGTTGCCTGTCGCTATCTGCTAAAAATCGGCAAGTTCTGGACAAGCTCGTCTCCCACATGGAACAACGCAAGGGAACAGACATCTACCGACTAGTagaacaaaacatttccagtTTCCTGCGTCAGCGACTGAAGCTCACTCAGTATGATTCCGAACATATCCAGCGGGTTTGCGGCATTTTGGAGACTAATTGCTTCGAAATCCGGATTCAGGATCGCGTCAGTTTTCGAGGACTTTACCCAACGGCATCATTGATGAACCACGAATGCGTGCCTAACACAAGGCATGTTTTTGATCCATTCGATTTCAAGATAAGAGTACTGGCCACGAGAAATATAAGAGCAGGAGAAAAAATCAGTGCAACCTATACGCAGATCTTTTGGAACACCATAGATCGGCGACTGCATCTCAAATCCTCGAAGCACTTTTGGTGTCAATGTAGTCGATGCGCAGATCCAAGAGAATTAGGAACATTAATGGGCGCCCTAAAATGCACAAACTGTGGAGGTATGATTGTCAGCAATGATCCACTGGATCAATTCGCAAACTGGGAATGCAGTGGATGCGGGTTGGtgcaaaaaattgaaaaagtgaaaaggtTCCATGACTCCGTCCGTGCAGAGTTGAAACAAATTGCTCAGATGGCACGGAGCCGTCCAGAACTCCTGGAAAATTTTATTGCAACGTATTCCGGAGCTATTCATCCCGGTAGCTGTCACGTGATCGAGGCCAAATATGCCATCATTCAACTTTATGGGAATGCATCAAAACTTCTCTACGACG ATTTAAATGAAGAACAGATTGGGAAGAAGTTGGAATACTGCAATCAACTTCTGAAATTGGCGGATTTCATCGATCCTGGCTTAAGTCAGTTAAGAGGTCAtttgctgtttgaattgcaATCTGCTATGGAGAAAAAAGCCAGCCGCAGCTTTGAACGTGATTCGGCTCAGTTTAAA GAATTTGTTAAAAAAGCAGCTGATTATCTGGTAGCATCTTCAGGAATCCTACGTCATGAGATCCATTGGGTGGATATCCTGGAGCGGCGACGGTTAGCTCtcgaaaacattttaaaaggaTCATGA
- the LOC130695602 gene encoding SET domain-containing protein SmydA-8-like isoform X3 — protein MAEHFPCAKCQVPSTNCCSKCRAVYYCSRDHQKADWAIHKTLCVPPFKIDESEHEGRYLVAKRSIKAGEIILQEPPLVLGPKLQSLPLCLGCYKHISGTYRCSRCNWPMCSALCEESAFHRNSECRMIEPALVANFLCTGTINNQVYQCITPLRCLSLSAKNRQVLDKLVSHMEQRKGTDIYRLVEQNISSFLRQRLKLTQYDSEHIQRVCGILETNCFEIRIQDRVSFRGLYPTASLMNHECVPNTRHVFDPFDFKIRVLATRNIRAGEKISATYTQIFWNTIDRRLHLKSSKHFWCQCSRCADPRELGTLMGALKCTNCGGMIVSNDPLDQFANWECSGCGLVQKIEKVKRFHDSVRAELKQIAQMARSRPELLENFIATYSGAIHPGSCHVIEAKYAIIQLYGNASKLLYDAASNYMPGSRVALHVDLCNSEI, from the exons ATGGCCGAGCATTTCCCCTGTGCCAAATGCCAAGTTCCATCCACTAATTGTTGCTCAAAGTGCCGTGCCGTGTATTACTGCTCCCGAGATCATCAGAAAGCTGACTGGGCAATTCACAAGACATTGTGTGTTCCACCGTTCAAG atCGACGAATCAGAACATGAAGGTCGTTACTTGGTTGCTAAGCGTTCCATTAAAGCCGGGGAAATCATCCTACAGGAACCGCCGCTAGTACTTGGACCTAAACTTCAATCCTTGCCTCTTTGTCTCGGTTGTTACAAGCATATAAGTGGTACCTACAG ATGTTCACGCTGTAATTGGCCCATGTGCTCGGCTCTTTGCGAGGAATCTGCCTTCCACCGGAATAGCGAATGTCGAATGATTGAACCTGCACTGGTTGCCAATTTTCTCTGCACGGGAACCATCAATAATCAAGTGTATCAATGCATTACCCCTCTACGTTGCCTGTCGCTATCTGCTAAAAATCGGCAAGTTCTGGACAAGCTCGTCTCCCACATGGAACAACGCAAGGGAACAGACATCTACCGACTAGTagaacaaaacatttccagtTTCCTGCGTCAGCGACTGAAGCTCACTCAGTATGATTCCGAACATATCCAGCGGGTTTGCGGCATTTTGGAGACTAATTGCTTCGAAATCCGGATTCAGGATCGCGTCAGTTTTCGAGGACTTTACCCAACGGCATCATTGATGAACCACGAATGCGTGCCTAACACAAGGCATGTTTTTGATCCATTCGATTTCAAGATAAGAGTACTGGCCACGAGAAATATAAGAGCAGGAGAAAAAATCAGTGCAACCTATACGCAGATCTTTTGGAACACCATAGATCGGCGACTGCATCTCAAATCCTCGAAGCACTTTTGGTGTCAATGTAGTCGATGCGCAGATCCAAGAGAATTAGGAACATTAATGGGCGCCCTAAAATGCACAAACTGTGGAGGTATGATTGTCAGCAATGATCCACTGGATCAATTCGCAAACTGGGAATGCAGTGGATGCGGGTTGGtgcaaaaaattgaaaaagtgaaaaggtTCCATGACTCCGTCCGTGCAGAGTTGAAACAAATTGCTCAGATGGCACGGAGCCGTCCAGAACTCCTGGAAAATTTTATTGCAACGTATTCCGGAGCTATTCATCCCGGTAGCTGTCACGTGATCGAGGCCAAATATGCCATCATTCAACTTTATGGGAATGCATCAAAACTTCTCTACGACG CAGCAAGCAACTACATGCCTGGATCAAGAGTCGCTTTGCATGTCGATCTTTGCAACTCGGAA ATTTAA